The segment TGGCAGCCATTTAGAAGAATGTGAAGCATGTCAGAAGCATTTATATGAGCTAAAAAGGACTATCACACTTCTACAAAGTACGGAGCATATAGCAGCACCAGCGAATTTTTCAAATAATGTTATGCAAAAATTACCAGCTGAAAAGAAACGTGTGACATATCTGCGCATGATTAAGGCACATCCCCTGGTGATCTCGGCAGCGCTAATTTTTATATTCATGATTAGTGGTGTTTTTTCCTCATGGAATCAGGATAATGAATTGGTTGTCTCGAAACAGGAGGATTTAATTATCGAGGGAGATACCGTTATCGTTCCCGCAGATGTAACGGTATCCGGAGATTTATATGTTGAAAACGGTGATTTAATTATTGATGGAACAGTGGATGGAAATGTTACATTGATCAACGGTCAGCTAATAGAGAATGAAGCCATGGATGAGGAACCGCTAATGGCAGGATCTGTCGGAGAAGTAAGCGGTGAACTGAATCAGGTAGATCAAATTTTCGATTGGATATGGTATCAGGTAAAAAATGTATTTCAAGGTGTATTTGACTTTTAGGGGATGTTCAAAAATTCCCTGCTTGAAAAAAAGCAAAAGAACCTCCCCTCTGCTTCCTATTTTTTTATACATGTACCATACAAAAATATGTTATAATAAGAAGGCTACTTTCCAGTTGTTGGGGAGTGATTTTATGTACAGAGGGATGTGTGAACATGCTTGATGGGGGATTCCTTTTAAATCTGCTAAGAATAGGCGTAGATATAGCTCTCGTCTGGTATGTATTATATAAATTAATGATGCTGATTAGGGGCACAAAGGCAATCCAGCTTTTAAAAGGGATTGTGGTTGTGTTGGCTGTCAGAATGCTAAGTATTTTATTTAGCTTACAAACAATCGAATGGATTACAGAACAAGCCATTCTATGGGGATTTCTCCTTATAGCTATTTTATTCCAACCAGAGATAAGAAGAGCATTGGAACAGCTTGGAAGGGGAAATATTTTCGCAAGAAGTGCAAGATCTGAAGAGGAATTGATGGAACAAAATATTGAAGCAATCATACAATCATGTAAATATATGGCTAAAAGGCGTATAGGCGCATTAATTTCAATTGAGCGTGAAACAGGAATGGGTGATTATGCAGAAACAGGGATACCGATAAACGGGAGACTGACTCATCAACTGCTTACAAATATTTTCACACCAAATACACCACTTCATGATGGTGCTGTCATTATAAAAAGGGAAAATATTGTGGCTGCGGCTTGTTATCTGCCATTATCAGAAAGCCCTTATATATCAAAGGAACTGGGGACAAGGCACAGAGCGGCAATGGGTATTAGTGAAGTGACAGATTCACTGACGATTGTTGTATCTGAAGAAACCGGTAATATTTCTTGTACACGTAATGGAGAATTACATAGAGAACTTGACCCAGAAGATCTTCGTAAAATATTAAATGAAAACTTATCATTACATCTTAAAACCCCTGAAAAGAAGTCATGGAAACGAAAGGGGGAAAAGAATGGATAAGTGGTTTGAAAGTAAATGGTTTGTAAGGATTATAGCATTGGTTTTTGCCATATTACTATATGTGATGGTTAGTATGGAAACAGATACGGCAGAAAATGAGAATACCCTTTTTCCAGAGACATCAGATGAGGTGAGTACACTAGAAAATGTTCCGGTAGATATACGTATGGATGAAGAAAATTATGTTGTGAGTGGTGTTCCGGAGTATGTCAACGTTACTTTAGAAGGTGTTGCGAGAATATTGACTCCAGTAGAGAGACAACGGAATTTTGATGTGTTTGTTAACCTGGAAGGGTTAGGAGAAGGGACACATGAAGTGGAAATTCAGTATGAAGATATACCACCCGAATTGTCCGTATACATCGAGCCAAAAACAGCCGAGGTGACGATTGAAGAACGAGCTACAGAGGAATTTCCGGTGACTGTAGACTTCATTAATAGCGACCAGCTTGCGGAGGGTTTTGAACTTGGTGACTTCGAAGTAGAGCCCACGTCGGTATCCATTACCAGTTCAAGAAGTATTATCGATCAAATCGGAATGGTAAAAGTGTTTGTGAATGTATCCGGATTAGATCAATCGATTAACAATCGTGAGGTACCTGTTAATGTATATGATAGTCAAGGAAATGAATTGAATGTTTTAGTGGAACCTGAAAATGCTGTCGTGTCTGCTGATATAAATAATCCAAGCGATACCGTATCACTCAATATCTCAACAACAGGTGAATTGCCGGATGGGTATGCATTAGAGTCGCTTGATGCTAATATAGATGAGGTTGAAATTTTTGCTACGACAGATGTATTGGAAGAAATAGAAAGTGTTTCTACAGAGGAAATAGATTTATCGCAAATTACAGAGTCACAAACAATTGATGCAAGCCTGTCTCTGCCTGAAGGAGCAGTATCGGAAACGGAGACGGTGGAGGTCGATGTTGAGGTGGAGCCAGCGCAAACCATTGAAGACGTTCCTATTGAAACAGAAGGCTTGCAGGATGGACAAGATGTGACCTTTGTGGATCCGGACAACTCGGAAATGGATATAACAATTGCAGGAAATGGCGCAGATGTAAGTGAATTAACAGCAGGAGATTTTAATCTATTCATTGATGTAAGTGATTTGGAAGAAGGTGAGCATTCCTTGCCTGTAACGATTGAAGGCCCGGATGATGTGACAATCACAGGGGAATTTGAAGAAGTAACAATTGAAATCACTTAAGTGACGCCTGTAAGAGATTTACCGAGATTAATAAACATCGCTCTCACTAGGTCGAATTGGATATAAAGGAGAGGTATAGCAATGGGAAAATATTTTGGAACAGATGGTGTCAGAGGAGTTGCAAATAAGGAACTCACACCAGAACTGGCATTTAAATTAGGACGTTTTGGTGGACACGTTTTAACTAGTGATACAGAAAAGCCTAAAATCATCATAGGACGTGATACACGCATTTCCGGGTACATGCTTGAGGGTGCACTTTTAGCCGGGTTACTATCGATTGGTGCAGAAGTCATGCGTGTCGGCGTCATTTCAACGCCAGGTGTTGCTTACTTAACAACAGCCACAAGCTCACAAGCTGGCATCATGATTTCGGCATCACATAACCCAGTTGAAGATAATGGCATTAAATTTTTCGGCTCGGACGGTTATAAATTATCAGACGATCAGGAAAATGAAATTGAACGCCTCATGGACGGGGATGATGATCTGCCGCGTCCTGTTGGCGGGGATGTAGGTGTCGTTAATGACTATTTTGAAGGTGGCCAAAAATACCTCTCCTTCTTGAAGGATACGATAGATAATGACTTTGAGGGTATGCGAATTGCGCTGGATTGTGCTCATGGTTCAACATCTACCCTGGCGACACATTTATTCGCTGACCTGGAAGCCGATATTGTCTCAATTGGCTCATCACCAGACGGGTTAAATATAAATGATAATGTTGGCTCAACGCATCCGGAAAAGCTGCAGGAATTTGTAGCAGAAAAGGATGCCGACATCGGACTTGCTTTTGATGGCGATGGGGATCGCCTAATCGCTGTCGATGAAAAAGGAAACATCGTTGACGGTGATCAAATCATGTATATTTGTGCAAAATATATGAATGAAATAGGTGTACTAAAATATAACACGGTCGTATCAACGGTGATGAGCAACATAGGGT is part of the Virgibacillus sp. NKC19-16 genome and harbors:
- a CDS encoding zf-HC2 domain-containing protein yields the protein MNCNDEAHGLIHKYLDGDLTKAEEKELGSHLEECEACQKHLYELKRTITLLQSTEHIAAPANFSNNVMQKLPAEKKRVTYLRMIKAHPLVISAALIFIFMISGVFSSWNQDNELVVSKQEDLIIEGDTVIVPADVTVSGDLYVENGDLIIDGTVDGNVTLINGQLIENEAMDEEPLMAGSVGEVSGELNQVDQIFDWIWYQVKNVFQGVFDF
- the cdaA gene encoding diadenylate cyclase CdaA, producing the protein MLDGGFLLNLLRIGVDIALVWYVLYKLMMLIRGTKAIQLLKGIVVVLAVRMLSILFSLQTIEWITEQAILWGFLLIAILFQPEIRRALEQLGRGNIFARSARSEEELMEQNIEAIIQSCKYMAKRRIGALISIERETGMGDYAETGIPINGRLTHQLLTNIFTPNTPLHDGAVIIKRENIVAAACYLPLSESPYISKELGTRHRAAMGISEVTDSLTIVVSEETGNISCTRNGELHRELDPEDLRKILNENLSLHLKTPEKKSWKRKGEKNG
- a CDS encoding CdaR family protein encodes the protein MDKWFESKWFVRIIALVFAILLYVMVSMETDTAENENTLFPETSDEVSTLENVPVDIRMDEENYVVSGVPEYVNVTLEGVARILTPVERQRNFDVFVNLEGLGEGTHEVEIQYEDIPPELSVYIEPKTAEVTIEERATEEFPVTVDFINSDQLAEGFELGDFEVEPTSVSITSSRSIIDQIGMVKVFVNVSGLDQSINNREVPVNVYDSQGNELNVLVEPENAVVSADINNPSDTVSLNISTTGELPDGYALESLDANIDEVEIFATTDVLEEIESVSTEEIDLSQITESQTIDASLSLPEGAVSETETVEVDVEVEPAQTIEDVPIETEGLQDGQDVTFVDPDNSEMDITIAGNGADVSELTAGDFNLFIDVSDLEEGEHSLPVTIEGPDDVTITGEFEEVTIEIT
- the glmM gene encoding phosphoglucosamine mutase, which produces MGKYFGTDGVRGVANKELTPELAFKLGRFGGHVLTSDTEKPKIIIGRDTRISGYMLEGALLAGLLSIGAEVMRVGVISTPGVAYLTTATSSQAGIMISASHNPVEDNGIKFFGSDGYKLSDDQENEIERLMDGDDDLPRPVGGDVGVVNDYFEGGQKYLSFLKDTIDNDFEGMRIALDCAHGSTSTLATHLFADLEADIVSIGSSPDGLNINDNVGSTHPEKLQEFVAEKDADIGLAFDGDGDRLIAVDEKGNIVDGDQIMYICAKYMNEIGVLKYNTVVSTVMSNIGFYKALEENGIHSDKTSVGDRYVMEEMRKGGYNLGGEQSGHIIFLDYVTTGDGMLSAIQLVNVMKETGKPLSELAGEMRIFPQVLKNVKVVDKNEALTNSRINSEIEAVEKELGDEGRVLVRPSGTEPLVRVMVEAPTKEDCEMYVERVAKVIDDLLGMKE